A genomic stretch from Anaerolinea thermophila UNI-1 includes:
- a CDS encoding response regulator, with amino-acid sequence MTRILVVEDEEMVRANIVDLLEAEGYETQEASDGEQALQLIWQNPPDLILCDVRMPRVDGFTFLARISQEPRLRAIPFIFLTARVEREDQRLGMNLGADDYITKPFTRKDLLTAVQRRLEKHRHIGETAIHHHAHTVEQALKDLPDDLIAPIQYLLALSQSLMSGMELPGHISQMRELGRDVYKKTYQLLNSARQYVLLNRIFRIEKDLEQVQALRNLITFSAHEVMRDIAMSFAQQQDRAADLAIDLEPVSLAMGEEWLVNLLECALGWVFSKSSLGEKIVLEGKNLSANRYEVRLVYTPVHLLVEEYTAEWSAEKTPLSLRLMATIADFHEGSFTFNPGTPHSEMHFSLKSENRERGLFHV; translated from the coding sequence ATGACCCGCATTCTGGTTGTTGAAGATGAAGAAATGGTACGTGCCAATATCGTGGACCTGCTGGAAGCCGAGGGCTACGAAACACAGGAAGCCAGTGATGGGGAACAGGCACTCCAGTTGATCTGGCAAAACCCGCCGGATTTGATCCTGTGTGACGTGCGCATGCCCCGGGTAGATGGATTCACTTTCCTGGCGCGTATCAGTCAGGAGCCGCGTCTGCGGGCTATTCCCTTCATTTTCCTTACTGCTCGGGTGGAACGGGAAGATCAACGTCTGGGGATGAATCTGGGGGCGGATGATTACATTACCAAACCTTTTACCCGTAAGGACCTGCTGACCGCGGTACAGCGTCGTCTGGAAAAGCACCGCCATATCGGTGAAACAGCCATTCATCATCACGCTCATACCGTTGAACAAGCCCTGAAGGATTTACCCGACGACCTGATTGCTCCGATTCAGTATTTGCTGGCGTTGTCCCAATCCTTGATGAGCGGTATGGAACTTCCCGGTCACATCAGTCAAATGCGTGAATTAGGCAGAGATGTGTACAAAAAAACTTATCAGTTGCTGAATTCTGCTCGTCAGTATGTTTTGCTGAACCGTATTTTCCGGATTGAGAAAGACCTGGAGCAGGTTCAGGCTTTACGAAATCTGATTACCTTTTCTGCTCATGAGGTGATGCGCGACATTGCAATGTCTTTTGCCCAACAGCAGGATCGAGCCGCCGATCTTGCCATTGACCTGGAGCCTGTATCTCTGGCGATGGGAGAAGAATGGCTGGTAAATCTTCTCGAGTGTGCGCTGGGGTGGGTTTTTTCCAAATCCTCTCTGGGAGAGAAGATTGTCTTGGAGGGGAAGAACCTTTCGGCGAACCGCTATGAGGTTCGCCTGGTTTATACACCGGTTCATCTGTTGGTTGAAGAATACACTGCCGAATGGTCTGCCGAGAAAACCCCTCTTTCTTTGCGGTTAATGGCGACAATCGCCGACTTTCATGAGGGGAGTTTTACATTCAATCCCGGCACCCCTCATTCCGAGATGCATTTTTCTTTGAAAAGTGAGAACAGAGAAAGGGGGCTTTTCCATGTGTGA
- a CDS encoding sensor histidine kinase, with protein MEKPPVHELQSQFLDFLKSRNALENLLNTFQGVVVVLDPQFRIVFFNRTAEEVTGYTQTEVQGMNLADLFLPFEEKKGVKDIFEQLLSLGLPNRYRNPWITRWGEMRYFEWSNTVIRDDEGKVAFVIGMGMDVTEKEETLRTSQVMRERFERVFRTNPLGIALVSGDSLTINDCNERFAAMLETPRSQLIGKDLVTLGMLETPYRFQELVYRHARFGNSLTEERALTTATGKTFHGRIALEPMDLMNEPMLVLTLQDVTSYVQVEYRLKQISADLGRKVKESSAAYETVRRELQAEVGRRRALELSSRRLLDIIWEAGEAIAITDARGWVVYLNKSARGLLGLDEHTPIAQHRSTLYEKYKNHPIVVEKILPALHQDGLWRGELDWDPGTGEPVYLSMTILAHHDENGEVQNFSLIAHDITEEKRATEAIKREFQREKEEAVLRSYLFSATSHQFRTPLSAILSSTELLETYGQKWDWDKVSQHLHRIKTAAQQMNVLLEDILKVLRLETAREPLRVQPVDLRNLFRECADAVKNALDPQRKIFLECEEQHPTLLSDSDLLWQVLENLLTNAIKYSSPQTWVYATIRPVESGYQIQIRDEGMGVPPDEIPLVFEPFYRASNTVGIPGSGLGLMIVRKALERIHGTIDFSSELNHGSVVSITLPHLPQPL; from the coding sequence ATGGAAAAGCCGCCTGTTCACGAACTGCAGAGTCAATTCCTGGACTTTCTGAAGTCCCGGAATGCCCTGGAAAATTTGCTCAACACTTTTCAAGGGGTCGTTGTGGTGCTCGACCCGCAATTTCGCATTGTCTTCTTCAATCGCACAGCCGAGGAAGTCACCGGTTACACGCAGACAGAAGTACAGGGCATGAATCTGGCGGATTTGTTCCTGCCTTTTGAGGAAAAAAAGGGGGTAAAGGATATTTTTGAGCAACTGCTCAGTCTTGGGCTCCCCAATCGTTACCGTAATCCCTGGATTACCCGTTGGGGAGAGATGCGTTACTTTGAATGGTCCAACACCGTAATTCGCGATGATGAGGGGAAAGTGGCTTTCGTCATTGGCATGGGGATGGATGTGACCGAAAAAGAAGAGACCCTGCGGACAAGTCAGGTCATGCGGGAACGCTTCGAGCGCGTTTTTCGCACCAATCCTCTGGGTATTGCGCTGGTTTCGGGAGATTCTCTGACCATCAACGATTGTAATGAGCGTTTTGCCGCAATGCTGGAAACGCCACGTTCCCAATTGATTGGCAAAGATCTGGTTACGCTGGGCATGCTCGAGACCCCTTATCGCTTTCAGGAACTGGTTTACCGACATGCCCGTTTTGGCAATTCATTGACCGAAGAACGTGCCCTGACCACTGCAACGGGAAAAACGTTCCATGGACGCATTGCCCTTGAGCCGATGGATCTCATGAATGAGCCTATGCTTGTTCTTACCTTGCAGGATGTCACCTCGTACGTTCAGGTGGAATATCGTTTGAAACAAATCAGCGCCGATTTGGGACGTAAGGTCAAAGAGTCCTCTGCGGCTTATGAGACCGTGCGCCGGGAATTGCAGGCAGAAGTGGGGAGGCGCAGAGCGCTGGAATTGTCCTCTCGGCGATTACTGGACATCATCTGGGAAGCGGGTGAAGCCATTGCGATTACCGACGCCAGAGGCTGGGTAGTTTACTTGAATAAAAGCGCTCGGGGTCTACTGGGACTGGATGAACATACCCCGATTGCTCAACACCGCAGTACTTTGTACGAGAAGTACAAAAATCATCCGATTGTGGTGGAGAAAATTTTACCGGCGCTTCACCAGGATGGCTTGTGGCGGGGGGAATTGGATTGGGATCCTGGCACGGGTGAACCGGTTTATCTTTCGATGACCATCCTGGCGCACCACGATGAAAACGGTGAGGTGCAGAATTTTTCGCTCATTGCTCACGACATTACGGAGGAAAAACGTGCCACGGAAGCCATTAAGAGGGAATTCCAGCGAGAGAAGGAAGAGGCTGTGTTACGCTCTTATCTCTTCTCGGCGACCTCTCATCAGTTCCGCACTCCCTTGAGTGCTATCCTTTCTTCGACTGAATTGCTGGAAACTTACGGACAGAAATGGGATTGGGACAAAGTTTCTCAGCACCTGCACCGCATTAAGACCGCCGCTCAACAGATGAATGTCTTGCTGGAAGACATTCTCAAAGTCCTGCGCCTGGAAACGGCGCGGGAGCCACTTCGCGTGCAACCGGTGGACTTGCGCAATCTTTTCCGAGAATGCGCCGATGCGGTCAAGAATGCTCTTGATCCACAGCGGAAGATTTTCCTGGAGTGTGAAGAACAGCATCCCACGCTTCTTTCGGACTCTGATTTACTCTGGCAAGTGCTGGAAAATTTACTTACCAACGCTATCAAGTATTCTTCCCCTCAAACGTGGGTTTATGCCACGATTCGCCCTGTGGAGTCGGGATATCAGATTCAGATTCGAGATGAAGGCATGGGGGTACCGCCGGATGAAATCCCCCTGGTTTTTGAGCCGTTTTACCGAGCCAGTAACACGGTGGGCATCCCTGGAAGTGGTTTGGGGTTGATGATTGTACGCAAAGCCCTGGAGCGCATCCATGGGACGATTGATTTTTCCAGTGAACTGAATCACGGTTCGGTTGTAAGCATCACCCTTCCTCACCTGCCTCAACCTTTATAG
- a CDS encoding C69 family dipeptidase, translating to MCDTFVVLSEKTGGRGTLLGKNSDREPNEAHQVVFIPAQDYPEGASVRCTYREIPQVRHTFAVLLMKPFWIWGAEMGVNEHGVAIGNEAVFTRMPYLKDAQLTGMDLLRLALERAVSAEGALNVIVELLEQYGQGGNCGLTHGFYYHNSFLIADPREAWVLETAGTHWVAEKVKGIRTISNALTIGETWDRISPQAIAFARQQGWVPKGKDFSFSRAYSDFLYTTFGAGRFRQSCTTRLLLESQHPVQLFQAFRVLRVHGQGEDEPNWRPDVAVHGADVCMHAGWGPVRGSQTAGSAVFELREDGVRVWVTATAAPCTSIFKPLYLDTPIPWQSEPTPTAFFDPACLWWRHERLHRKTLENYPQRIALYRAERDALEARFLQDLPDEQASLDERMRYVQTCFSMAEQAEERWLKAVRSEGEEHRRFYTRWAWSKFNQQAKMPIV from the coding sequence ATGTGTGATACTTTTGTCGTTTTATCCGAAAAAACTGGGGGACGGGGAACCCTCTTAGGGAAAAATTCTGATCGGGAACCCAATGAAGCCCATCAGGTAGTTTTCATACCCGCTCAGGATTACCCGGAAGGTGCAAGCGTGCGTTGTACCTATCGGGAGATCCCTCAGGTTCGTCATACCTTTGCGGTGCTTCTCATGAAGCCGTTCTGGATTTGGGGGGCGGAGATGGGGGTGAACGAGCATGGTGTGGCTATAGGGAATGAAGCCGTGTTCACCCGAATGCCTTACCTGAAGGATGCCCAACTTACAGGGATGGATTTGCTTCGCCTGGCACTGGAACGTGCTGTTTCCGCAGAAGGGGCTTTAAACGTCATTGTAGAACTTCTGGAGCAGTATGGTCAGGGCGGAAACTGTGGTTTAACCCATGGGTTTTACTACCATAATAGTTTCCTGATTGCTGATCCCAGGGAAGCCTGGGTACTGGAGACAGCAGGAACGCACTGGGTGGCAGAAAAGGTCAAAGGAATTCGCACCATCTCAAACGCGTTAACCATTGGAGAAACCTGGGATCGCATTTCACCCCAAGCCATTGCTTTTGCGCGTCAACAGGGATGGGTACCCAAAGGCAAAGACTTTTCCTTTTCCCGGGCTTATTCGGACTTTTTGTATACGACTTTTGGCGCAGGGCGTTTCCGGCAATCCTGTACAACGCGCTTGCTTCTGGAGTCTCAGCATCCTGTTCAGTTGTTTCAGGCATTCCGGGTGCTGAGGGTGCATGGGCAGGGAGAAGATGAGCCAAACTGGCGTCCGGATGTTGCCGTTCATGGGGCCGATGTCTGTATGCATGCTGGCTGGGGACCTGTTCGTGGCAGTCAAACTGCAGGTTCAGCGGTTTTTGAGTTGCGTGAAGATGGAGTACGTGTGTGGGTCACGGCTACTGCCGCGCCGTGTACGTCTATCTTCAAACCGCTTTATTTGGATACCCCCATTCCCTGGCAATCGGAACCGACTCCAACTGCTTTCTTTGATCCCGCTTGTCTCTGGTGGCGGCATGAACGATTACATCGCAAAACGTTGGAGAATTATCCTCAGCGGATAGCGCTTTATCGTGCCGAGAGAGATGCCTTAGAGGCACGTTTCTTGCAAGACTTGCCTGATGAGCAAGCCTCACTGGACGAACGAATGCGTTATGTCCAGACCTGCTTTTCGATGGCAGAACAGGCTGAAGAGCGATGGCTGAAAGCCGTTCGGAGCGAGGGAGAGGAGCATCGACGCTTTTATACCCGGTGGGCATGGAGCAAATTTAATCAACAGGCAAAAATGCCCATCGTATAA
- the asd gene encoding aspartate-semialdehyde dehydrogenase: MKRIPVGVLAATGSVGQRFIQLLEGHPWFEVVAVTGSDRGTGKPYGEVCRWLLPGDMPERVRNLPVLPTSPEAVQVPLVFSALPAEIAQDAEPAFARAGIAVCSNASAYRKDPDVPILLPEVNPDHAHLIPVQQSRHQWTGWIATNPNCTSTGMTVALKALQDRFGLKRVFAVSMQALSGAGYPGVPAMDIIDNIIPFISGEEDKVEWEPRKMLGTLGTGGIQLADFGISAHTNRVNVSDGHTVCLTIELEMRASAEEVKRTLREYQAPEIACNLPSTPLPPILVREEENRPQPRLDRMTGNGMTTVVGRVRADSLFDIRLVVLSHNTIRGAAGGSIYNAELLYRMGYIPKP, translated from the coding sequence ATGAAACGCATTCCCGTCGGCGTCCTTGCCGCCACCGGTAGCGTGGGACAACGCTTCATCCAACTGCTGGAGGGTCATCCCTGGTTTGAGGTTGTGGCGGTTACAGGTTCTGATCGTGGCACCGGCAAACCTTACGGAGAGGTGTGCCGCTGGCTTTTACCCGGCGACATGCCCGAGCGGGTAAGGAATCTTCCTGTGTTACCGACTTCCCCGGAGGCAGTGCAAGTTCCCCTGGTGTTTTCGGCATTGCCTGCCGAAATTGCCCAGGATGCGGAACCAGCCTTTGCCCGGGCAGGAATCGCGGTATGTTCCAATGCCTCGGCATACCGAAAAGACCCTGACGTGCCCATTCTGTTGCCAGAAGTCAATCCTGATCATGCCCACCTCATTCCCGTCCAGCAATCTCGTCATCAATGGACAGGCTGGATTGCTACCAATCCCAACTGCACCAGCACCGGAATGACTGTTGCATTGAAAGCACTTCAAGACCGGTTTGGATTAAAACGAGTGTTTGCTGTATCCATGCAAGCCCTTTCAGGGGCAGGCTATCCCGGAGTGCCTGCGATGGATATCATAGACAATATCATTCCTTTTATCAGCGGAGAAGAGGACAAAGTAGAGTGGGAACCTCGCAAAATGTTGGGTACACTGGGGACGGGAGGCATCCAGTTGGCAGACTTCGGCATTTCCGCCCATACCAATCGGGTCAATGTCAGCGACGGACATACCGTCTGCCTGACGATTGAGCTGGAAATGCGCGCATCGGCAGAAGAAGTGAAACGGACACTGCGCGAATATCAGGCACCGGAGATTGCCTGCAATCTTCCTTCTACTCCATTGCCGCCTATCCTGGTTCGAGAAGAAGAAAACCGCCCTCAACCCAGGCTCGATCGCATGACCGGTAATGGCATGACCACCGTAGTGGGACGAGTGAGGGCTGACTCTCTTTTTGACATCCGTCTGGTGGTTTTATCTCACAATACCATTCGCGGCGC
- a CDS encoding ECF transporter S component has translation MPEERTRKIVIAGIMSAIAIFLGVTRLGFITWFSGASLTIMHVPVIIGAILEGPVVGLVIGLIFGVSSMIQAAVAPGGPADTLFTNPLISVLPRLFIGPVAWLVWKSLKNLPVVGLIAAGVLGSLTNTILVLGMIAVVANFSPAQLLPIVVANGLPEAIGSALIVLVVVGAWLRIRVGRKQGANL, from the coding sequence ATGCCCGAAGAAAGAACTCGAAAAATTGTCATTGCCGGCATCATGAGCGCGATTGCCATTTTCCTGGGTGTTACCCGCCTGGGATTCATCACCTGGTTTTCCGGCGCTTCTCTGACCATCATGCATGTTCCCGTGATCATCGGAGCCATCCTGGAGGGACCGGTGGTAGGTCTGGTGATTGGCTTGATTTTTGGGGTATCCAGCATGATTCAAGCCGCAGTAGCCCCCGGCGGACCTGCGGATACCCTGTTCACTAACCCGCTCATCTCCGTTTTGCCCCGCCTGTTCATTGGACCCGTTGCCTGGCTGGTCTGGAAATCTTTGAAGAACCTGCCTGTAGTCGGTTTAATTGCCGCGGGGGTGCTTGGAAGTTTGACCAATACAATTCTGGTTCTTGGGATGATTGCTGTGGTTGCCAACTTCTCTCCTGCGCAATTGCTTCCCATTGTCGTTGCCAACGGTTTACCCGAAGCCATTGGCTCAGCGCTGATTGTGCTGGTGGTGGTAGGCGCCTGGTTGCGCATCCGCGTGGGGAGAAAACAGGGCGCTAACCTGTAA
- a CDS encoding aspartate kinase encodes MNDSSPRTLVMKFGGTSVGTPDAMAQTAEIIHRQRTLTPRLVVVTSALSGVTDILLSSAIAAAEGDTTTYNQSVQTLRARHEAIIKALIPDRARQEEVKAEITLLILDFANLCQAISVLGEATPRALDAVASLGERMAVRLLAAVVDSGGTPAQYLEANRLIITDDHFQSAHPDFAATQIAARASLNPILDQGTVPIVTGFIGATSQGITTTLGRGGSDYTAAILGAVLPADEVWIWTDVDGVMTADPRIVPEARTIEELTYREVSELAYAGAKVLHPKTIRPVIEAGIGLRVLNTFNPEHPGTRLVAEKATPNGNVVKSVTAIRGLKLITVEGRGMLGVPGVAARTFAAIASTGTSVSLISQASSEQAICFAVPASSAEKVIAAIENEFYREIAGKDIDRVWATSEVVIVTVVGEGMRSTPGIAGKVFSALGEKQINVIAIAQGSSEVSISFVLKAEDIRAAVQTLHERVITQPS; translated from the coding sequence ATGAACGATTCATCTCCCCGCACACTTGTAATGAAGTTTGGGGGAACCTCCGTTGGTACCCCCGACGCCATGGCGCAAACGGCTGAGATTATCCATAGGCAACGTACTCTGACCCCTCGTCTGGTTGTCGTGACCTCGGCGCTTTCGGGCGTGACAGACATCTTGCTCTCCAGCGCCATCGCCGCCGCTGAGGGAGATACCACCACCTACAACCAGTCCGTACAAACCCTGCGCGCCCGCCACGAAGCCATCATTAAAGCCCTGATTCCCGATCGTGCACGTCAGGAAGAGGTTAAAGCCGAAATTACTCTGTTGATTTTGGACTTTGCCAATCTCTGTCAGGCAATTTCGGTGCTGGGCGAAGCCACTCCGCGCGCGCTGGATGCTGTGGCTTCACTGGGAGAACGCATGGCTGTGCGCCTGCTGGCGGCAGTAGTAGATAGCGGCGGAACACCTGCCCAGTACCTTGAAGCCAACCGCCTGATCATCACCGATGACCACTTTCAGTCGGCACATCCGGATTTTGCCGCCACACAAATTGCCGCTCGAGCATCACTGAATCCAATTCTCGATCAGGGCACTGTGCCGATTGTAACCGGCTTCATTGGAGCCACATCTCAGGGAATCACCACTACCCTGGGACGCGGTGGCTCAGATTATACCGCTGCCATTCTTGGGGCTGTTCTTCCTGCCGATGAGGTTTGGATTTGGACCGACGTGGACGGGGTGATGACTGCAGATCCACGCATCGTCCCGGAAGCGCGTACTATCGAAGAACTTACTTATCGAGAGGTGTCAGAACTTGCATACGCGGGTGCAAAAGTCCTGCACCCCAAGACCATCCGCCCGGTGATTGAGGCTGGAATTGGGTTGCGTGTGCTGAACACCTTCAATCCGGAACATCCGGGAACACGACTGGTTGCCGAAAAGGCAACCCCGAACGGGAATGTGGTCAAATCGGTCACTGCCATTCGCGGGTTGAAGTTGATTACTGTAGAAGGTCGTGGCATGCTGGGCGTACCCGGTGTAGCGGCGCGTACTTTCGCCGCCATTGCCTCGACAGGCACAAGCGTTTCGTTGATTTCGCAAGCCTCATCTGAACAAGCCATCTGCTTTGCCGTGCCAGCTTCCTCGGCTGAGAAAGTCATTGCGGCTATCGAAAACGAATTTTACCGGGAAATTGCCGGAAAGGACATTGACCGCGTGTGGGCTACCAGTGAGGTGGTCATTGTCACCGTTGTCGGAGAAGGCATGCGCAGTACCCCGGGAATTGCCGGAAAAGTGTTCAGCGCACTGGGCGAAAAGCAAATCAATGTCATCGCCATTGCCCAGGGTTCGTCGGAAGTATCCATCAGTTTCGTGCTCAAAGCCGAGGACATTCGCGCAGCGGTTCAAACACTGCATGAACGGGTCATTACTCAGCCATCTTGA
- a CDS encoding energy-coupling factor transporter ATPase: protein MQPLITTEKVTFRYATEGGKSENALEDVSLAFYPGEFVAILGANGSGKTTLARHLNALLLPTSGKVFVRGLDTRERFNLKRIRQTVGMVFQHPEDQIVATTVEEDIAFGPENLGLPTSEIRRRVDEAIMAVGLEAHRQRSPHLLSAGQMQRLALAGVLAMRPDVVIFDEATTMLDPAGRRMAMELMQNLRADGVAVLFVTHDMEEAALADRVIVLNRGRVVFEGSPAEMFRHSQLDDWGLTLPPALALARRLRAFFPELPDVLTTPELLHHLPPNGQENQKIPEKLHNSAPAQEIQIEVEHLAHTYLAGTPMAHTALVDVNVRVKKGSSHAFIGVTGSGKSTALQHLNGILRPQKGKVRVANFDLTDPNTETREVTRVAGLVMQNPEMQFFEQYVGDEIAFGPRQMGVKENLAERVRWAMDLVGLDFEAFKDRLVFTLSGGEKRKVALASVLANRPEVLLLDEPTAGLDPLSHQQILEKLRHLSSEEGMTLVVSSHRMEDVALLSQEVTAFRKGRDVLQGTAQEVFMQNEHLVEIGLEAPIAAQVAQRLRESGWNLPTGIVTPEQLLISLEQIMEKRR from the coding sequence ATGCAACCACTGATTACAACCGAAAAGGTGACTTTTCGTTACGCTACCGAAGGGGGAAAATCCGAGAATGCTCTGGAAGATGTTTCGCTGGCATTTTATCCGGGTGAATTTGTTGCCATTTTGGGAGCTAATGGATCCGGCAAGACCACTCTGGCGCGCCACTTAAATGCTTTGTTACTTCCAACATCCGGCAAAGTATTTGTTCGTGGATTGGATACCCGCGAGCGTTTCAATTTGAAACGCATTCGTCAAACGGTGGGTATGGTATTTCAACATCCCGAAGATCAAATTGTGGCAACCACAGTGGAAGAAGATATTGCCTTTGGACCCGAAAATCTGGGGTTGCCCACCTCCGAAATTCGGCGCAGGGTAGATGAAGCCATCATGGCGGTAGGACTGGAAGCCCATCGTCAGCGTTCGCCCCATCTGCTCTCGGCGGGACAAATGCAACGTCTGGCGCTGGCGGGGGTGCTGGCGATGCGTCCTGATGTGGTTATCTTTGACGAAGCCACCACCATGCTTGACCCGGCAGGCAGACGCATGGCAATGGAACTAATGCAGAATTTGCGCGCTGATGGTGTCGCTGTATTGTTTGTCACCCACGATATGGAAGAAGCCGCTCTGGCGGATCGGGTGATTGTCCTCAACCGTGGAAGGGTGGTATTCGAAGGTAGTCCGGCGGAAATGTTCCGTCATTCTCAACTGGATGACTGGGGATTGACCCTGCCACCTGCGCTGGCGCTAGCACGCAGACTGCGGGCTTTCTTCCCGGAACTTCCCGACGTGCTGACCACACCAGAGTTGCTCCATCATTTACCTCCCAATGGTCAGGAAAATCAGAAGATTCCTGAAAAACTGCACAATTCTGCTCCAGCACAGGAGATCCAGATTGAGGTGGAGCATCTGGCCCACACCTATCTGGCAGGGACGCCGATGGCACATACGGCGCTGGTGGATGTGAATGTGCGTGTTAAGAAAGGTTCGTCCCACGCATTCATTGGCGTTACCGGTTCAGGAAAATCTACTGCCTTACAGCACCTCAATGGCATTTTGAGACCTCAGAAAGGCAAGGTTCGTGTAGCCAATTTTGACCTGACTGACCCGAACACCGAGACCCGTGAAGTCACGCGTGTGGCGGGGTTGGTCATGCAAAACCCCGAGATGCAGTTCTTTGAACAATACGTGGGCGATGAAATTGCTTTTGGACCCCGCCAGATGGGTGTGAAAGAGAATCTGGCGGAACGGGTTCGCTGGGCGATGGACCTGGTTGGATTGGATTTTGAGGCTTTTAAAGATCGCCTGGTGTTTACCCTCAGCGGGGGAGAGAAACGCAAAGTGGCGTTGGCGTCGGTGCTGGCGAATCGTCCCGAGGTCCTCTTGCTGGATGAGCCCACGGCAGGGCTGGATCCACTTTCCCACCAGCAAATTTTGGAGAAACTGCGCCACCTTTCCAGCGAGGAAGGCATGACCCTGGTAGTTTCTTCCCATCGTATGGAAGATGTGGCTCTTCTCTCGCAAGAAGTAACTGCGTTCCGCAAGGGCAGGGATGTGCTTCAAGGAACGGCTCAGGAAGTCTTCATGCAGAACGAACATCTGGTAGAGATTGGACTGGAAGCCCCGATTGCCGCACAGGTGGCTCAGCGCCTTCGGGAGTCAGGATGGAACCTGCCCACAGGAATTGTGACGCCTGAACAGTTGCTCATCTCGTTGGAACAAATTATGGAGAAGCGGAGATGA
- the cmk gene encoding (d)CMP kinase: MNKPKTIAIDGPAASGKSTIAEKLANELGYLFFDTGVMYRAVTLAALRRLGNVRDEQAVTRLAERVWIDVRPPSKDDGRKADVLLDGEDVTWAIRSSEVDAHVSIVSAYPGVRAAMTRQQRRIGERGEVVMVGRDIGTVVLPEAELKIYLDASLEERARRRYLENKSRGMDANYDEILENLRKRDEIDSTREVAPLRIAGDAHVVMTDGLTIEEVMQQVRKLAHIE, encoded by the coding sequence ATGAACAAACCGAAAACCATAGCCATTGATGGTCCCGCCGCGTCGGGAAAATCTACCATTGCCGAAAAACTGGCAAACGAACTGGGGTATTTATTCTTCGATACCGGTGTGATGTATCGAGCGGTCACACTTGCCGCGCTTCGCCGCCTGGGGAATGTACGGGATGAACAGGCGGTCACCCGCCTTGCCGAGAGGGTATGGATTGATGTGCGTCCTCCAAGCAAGGACGATGGGAGAAAAGCCGATGTGCTGTTGGATGGAGAGGATGTTACCTGGGCGATTCGTTCTTCCGAGGTGGATGCCCATGTTTCCATTGTTTCTGCGTATCCCGGGGTGCGTGCTGCCATGACCCGGCAACAGCGGCGCATTGGCGAGCGGGGTGAAGTGGTCATGGTTGGCAGGGATATCGGCACGGTGGTTCTTCCGGAGGCTGAGTTGAAGATTTATCTGGATGCAAGCCTCGAAGAACGTGCTCGCCGTCGCTATTTGGAAAATAAGAGCCGGGGAATGGATGCCAACTACGATGAGATTCTCGAAAATCTCAGGAAGCGCGATGAAATTGACTCTACCAGAGAAGTCGCCCCACTGCGCATCGCCGGGGATGCTCATGTCGTTATGACGGATGGTTTGACGATTGAAGAAGTGATGCAACAGGTGCGGAAACTTGCCCACATAGAGTAG
- a CDS encoding energy-coupling factor transporter transmembrane component T family protein, which translates to MSRFEFLRSVPIGQYMPVDSLLHRLDPRARLLGYAWLVLALTFSFQLRGLLLGIGIGLLGLWLGHIPLRFALRAMASPLPLILFLAVLQVFLNTSPTDSPVLVPLGRFSITRADLLAGGLLLLRFTGLVLILSLLSFTLSTSEMSHGLNALLKPFDQLGLPAQDLGMMVQVTLRFLPLLAQTAERIAKAQVSRGADWEGKRGGLLQRVRQVLPLIVPLFLASLHRAENMALAMDARAYGCVRDRGSFYAYRFTGKDFLALVLMGATGILILSI; encoded by the coding sequence ATGAGCCGGTTTGAGTTTTTACGTAGTGTTCCCATTGGGCAATATATGCCGGTGGACTCGCTTCTTCACCGGCTTGACCCGCGTGCCCGATTGTTGGGGTATGCCTGGTTGGTTCTGGCGCTTACCTTTAGTTTTCAGTTGCGGGGGTTGTTGCTGGGAATCGGGATAGGCTTACTGGGATTATGGTTGGGACATATTCCTCTACGTTTTGCTTTACGTGCCATGGCATCGCCTCTTCCGTTGATCCTCTTCCTTGCCGTGTTGCAGGTGTTCCTCAATACCAGTCCGACCGATTCCCCTGTCTTGGTCCCTCTGGGGAGGTTTTCCATTACCCGGGCAGATTTGCTGGCAGGTGGGCTGTTACTTTTGCGTTTCACTGGTCTGGTGTTGATACTCTCTTTGCTTTCTTTTACCCTTTCTACCAGTGAAATGTCGCATGGGTTGAATGCTCTCCTGAAACCTTTCGACCAGTTGGGGCTTCCTGCTCAGGACCTTGGAATGATGGTGCAGGTTACCTTGCGCTTTTTGCCGCTTCTGGCGCAAACGGCCGAGCGCATCGCCAAAGCCCAGGTTTCCCGTGGAGCCGATTGGGAGGGCAAGCGCGGAGGACTGCTTCAGCGGGTGCGTCAGGTTCTCCCGCTCATTGTTCCCCTTTTTCTGGCGAGTCTGCATCGGGCAGAGAATATGGCATTAGCCATGGATGCGCGGGCTTATGGCTGTGTGCGGGATCGTGGGTCTTTCTATGCCTATCGTTTTACCGGAAAAGACTTTCTGGCGCTGGTGTTGATGGGGGCGACAGGAATCCTCATTTTGAGTATTTAG